A genomic segment from Glycine soja cultivar W05 chromosome 20, ASM419377v2, whole genome shotgun sequence encodes:
- the LOC114401443 gene encoding G-box-binding factor 4-like isoform X1, which translates to MATSNSRKSETSPSPSPTTNFIPIPAAPVPKTVDDVWREIVAGDRRECKEEAPDDDYDKEMMTLEDFLAKADQDQEPDYDNNNIKMPMPLTERLGSGTLFSFDHLPTTPFHDSAAAEGSVIGFGNGVEVVEGGRVKRRRPVLEQLDKAAQQRQRRMIKNRESAARSRERKQAYQVELESLAVKLEEENDKLLKEKAERKKERYKQNMLSMNISSRFFAYGNVTANGKSTPYRAEAKATMYTP; encoded by the exons ATGGCGACTTCGAATTCACGAAAATCAGAAACCTCCCCTTCCCCTTCTCCCACCACCAACTTCATCCCCATCCCCGCCGCCCCCGTCCCTAAAACCGTCGATGACGTGTGGCGGGAGATCGTGGCCGGCGACCGCCGTGAGTGCAAGGAGGAGGCCCCCGACGACGACTACGACAAGGAGATGATGACCCTCGAGGACTTCCTCGCCAAGGCCGACCAAGACCAAGAACCCGACtacgacaacaacaacatcaagatgCCAATGCCACTCACCGAGAGGCTCGGCAGCGGCACCCTCTTCTCCTTCGACCACCTTCCCACGACGCCGTTTCACGACTCCGCCGCCGCAGAAGGCTCCGTCATAGGCTTCGGAAACGGCGTCGAGGTCGTCGAAGGGGGGAGGGTTAAAAGACGGCGTCCCGTTTTGGAGCAGTTGGATAAGGCCGCGCAGCAGAGACAGAGGAGGATGATAAAAAACAGAGAATCTGCTGCTAGGTCCAGGGAACGCAAGCAG GCATACCAAGTGGAATTGGAGTCCTTGGCGGTGAAACTAGAGGAGGAAAATGACAAGCTCTTGAAGGAAAAG GCTGAGAGGAAAAAGGAGAGGTACAAGCAG AATATGTTATCGATGAACATTTCTTCTAGATTTTTTGCCTATGGCAACGTGACtg